In the genome of Desulfuromonas sp. DDH964, one region contains:
- a CDS encoding DUF11 domain-containing protein, with protein MTATATGFDGVDGSINVVAAQTSSVSLDLRKTPTTGSLNVNVTPASATVVVTGPAAFAQTFTGNQFLPSLAPGQYTATATAPGFVGANRSINVVVGDTSVISLVLSATQIISEAPQAVYRVGQDLIPLSPSDVQSGAFSFYAWVQNQTGGISTTAMEANTLATDPGAPLLIEQTDTAPSYTQNLAGAWVGFTDAEGVVRPVIGADVRWEIDQLWTGRINSIQFGTSDDNRLALGYGVFDDQADTRTNNARLMNERFPLIATQYPLFNLTGIGTPNVDGFTWVTLFSPDKLASGRLVAVATINGEEIGKQILFKNFAPQPKLQITKTVSSPIVNLVGGTATDTWTITVSNVGEGEATNIVLDDTLASGIGANYTLGAPLPAGSTQDAGLDGFTFTIPSLQGGSSATVTYTPEATVTAAGVFCNNAHIASYLNSSGETVTVDAGDLNAQACFTALESNVSIVKDFIVSATDNTSLGKSVTVAKNVPATLRVQVINNGNGAASTVNISDAFNGAAPTTGLLANYTTSGFSAGTPNVNGGFDDTIATLAAGATATYLYTVAASVDAEYCDTATINSVISGTIGVGSSSACLTVATPNLTIAKTNTPANVNPGASYISTIVVNNTGTAAATGVVVGDLLGLNSIANVRAIYVSSSLNGVAGALADNIIRSGTVEIPAGGSITFTIVSQIPPSAASGTYCNTASVTSTNAASPTPVEACVAVPAFVALQTQLIDLNDPVSVGSNVTFSSTLYVESLSNEGVKNNVLTYSFGLTSPTVLGIPGVFQVVSSQVYLDTVPVRDPVTGLVLSDASSPTAVLLTEGTDYTQTTVLGKQVITMSSNVILQPKTALYVVHGATIPTGTPTNKLYTTSYIWDSTGLISTTTYEASSSEPTTILP; from the coding sequence ATGACGGCGACCGCAACCGGTTTCGACGGCGTGGACGGTTCAATCAACGTCGTTGCCGCCCAGACCTCAAGCGTTTCATTAGACCTTCGAAAAACGCCTACAACCGGTTCCCTCAATGTCAATGTCACTCCGGCTTCGGCCACGGTGGTTGTAACGGGACCGGCGGCTTTCGCGCAGACCTTCACCGGCAACCAATTCTTACCCTCGTTGGCGCCGGGTCAGTACACAGCAACTGCAACCGCGCCTGGGTTTGTCGGTGCAAACCGTTCCATCAACGTCGTCGTTGGTGATACTTCGGTCATTTCGTTGGTCCTCAGTGCGACGCAAATCATTTCCGAGGCGCCCCAGGCAGTGTATCGCGTTGGTCAGGACCTCATTCCGCTCAGCCCCAGTGATGTACAATCAGGTGCGTTCTCGTTTTACGCTTGGGTCCAGAATCAGACCGGGGGGATTTCCACCACCGCGATGGAGGCCAACACACTTGCCACCGATCCCGGCGCACCCTTGCTCATCGAACAGACGGACACTGCGCCAAGCTACACCCAGAACCTTGCCGGCGCGTGGGTCGGGTTCACCGACGCCGAGGGGGTTGTCCGCCCGGTGATCGGCGCGGACGTACGCTGGGAGATCGACCAGTTGTGGACCGGAAGAATCAATAGTATCCAGTTCGGCACCTCCGATGACAACCGACTCGCGCTCGGTTACGGGGTCTTCGATGACCAAGCGGATACGCGGACCAATAACGCCAGGCTCATGAACGAGCGCTTCCCTCTTATTGCGACCCAATACCCGCTTTTTAACCTGACGGGAATTGGCACTCCCAATGTCGATGGGTTCACCTGGGTCACGCTCTTCTCACCGGACAAGCTGGCATCGGGCCGTCTTGTGGCCGTGGCCACCATCAACGGGGAAGAGATTGGAAAGCAGATTCTGTTCAAAAATTTCGCGCCCCAACCGAAACTCCAGATCACCAAAACCGTTTCGTCGCCAATCGTGAATCTCGTCGGCGGCACGGCCACCGACACCTGGACCATCACGGTCTCGAATGTTGGCGAAGGTGAGGCCACGAACATCGTCCTCGACGACACCCTAGCATCAGGCATCGGAGCAAATTACACCCTCGGTGCCCCGCTTCCCGCGGGCAGCACCCAGGATGCGGGCCTCGATGGTTTCACTTTCACTATCCCGTCCTTGCAGGGAGGGAGCAGCGCGACTGTGACTTACACCCCCGAGGCCACCGTCACCGCTGCCGGCGTCTTCTGCAACAATGCCCATATCGCCTCGTACTTGAACAGTAGCGGCGAAACCGTCACGGTCGACGCAGGCGACCTCAACGCGCAGGCATGCTTCACCGCTCTTGAGTCGAATGTGTCGATCGTCAAAGACTTCATCGTCAGTGCAACCGACAATACAAGCCTGGGCAAGTCTGTGACCGTGGCCAAAAATGTGCCTGCCACGCTGCGCGTGCAGGTGATCAACAACGGCAACGGTGCCGCCTCGACTGTCAATATCAGTGACGCGTTCAATGGGGCAGCACCCACCACCGGCCTTCTCGCCAACTATACGACCAGTGGCTTTTCGGCGGGTACGCCGAATGTCAACGGCGGCTTCGACGACACCATCGCCACGCTCGCCGCCGGTGCCACCGCGACCTATCTCTACACGGTTGCGGCCTCGGTTGATGCGGAATACTGCGACACCGCCACCATCAACTCAGTTATCAGCGGGACCATTGGCGTAGGCAGCAGCAGCGCTTGTCTGACCGTGGCAACACCCAACCTCACCATCGCGAAAACTAACACTCCGGCCAACGTCAATCCTGGGGCCAGTTATATCTCGACGATAGTGGTGAACAATACCGGCACCGCCGCTGCAACGGGTGTCGTCGTCGGCGACCTGCTCGGTCTCAACTCCATTGCCAACGTCCGGGCCATTTATGTAAGTTCGAGTTTGAACGGTGTTGCCGGCGCGCTGGCAGACAACATCATCAGGTCTGGCACCGTTGAAATTCCGGCGGGCGGGAGTATCACCTTCACCATCGTAAGCCAAATTCCGCCTAGCGCTGCCAGCGGCACCTACTGCAACACAGCGAGCGTCACGAGCACCAACGCCGCCTCCCCGACGCCGGTCGAGGCTTGTGTTGCCGTTCCGGCCTTCGTGGCCCTGCAGACTCAGCTCATCGACCTCAATGATCCGGTCTCGGTGGGATCCAATGTTACATTCTCCTCGACACTCTATGTCGAGTCGCTCTCCAACGAGGGAGTGAAAAACAACGTGCTGACCTACAGCTTCGGTCTCACCAGCCCGACCGTTCTCGGCATTCCCGGAGTCTTCCAGGTCGTCTCGTCGCAGGTCTATCTCGACACTGTGCCGGTTCGGGATCCCGTTACGGGCCTTGTTCTTTCGGATGCGTCGAGCCCCACCGCCGTATTGCTGACGGAGGGCACCGACTACACGCAAACCACGGTACTGGGCAAGCAGGTGATTACCATGAGCTCGAACGTCATCCTGCAACCAAAAACCGCGCTCTATGTCGTGCACGGGGCCACAATCCCAACTGGGACACCAACCAACAAACTGTATACCACGAGCTACATCTGGGATTCGACCGGGTTGATCTCGACGACGACTTACGAGGCCAGTTCGTCCGAGCCCACTACCATCCTCCCGTAG
- a CDS encoding transposase, whose amino-acid sequence MARIARVIAPGIPHHVTQRGNRRQQTFFCDDDYRAYIALMAEWCNKCGVEIWAWCLMPNHVHLIAVPASENSLARAIGEAHRRYTRRINFREGWRGHLWQERFASFPMDLTHLFAATRYVEMNPVAAGLVQHPEDYPWSSARAHLRNADDPLVKNSSLSKMVGNWREFLTLTDEEELNLLKRHERSGRPLGGAAFVDRVETELARILRPQKRGPKPKTG is encoded by the coding sequence ATGGCCCGTATCGCCCGCGTCATAGCCCCCGGCATCCCCCATCACGTTACCCAACGGGGTAATCGTCGCCAGCAGACCTTCTTCTGCGACGACGACTACCGGGCCTATATCGCCCTGATGGCCGAGTGGTGCAACAAGTGCGGGGTCGAGATCTGGGCCTGGTGCCTGATGCCGAACCACGTCCACCTGATCGCCGTCCCCGCCAGCGAAAACTCCCTGGCGCGCGCCATCGGCGAGGCCCACCGCCGCTACACCCGCCGCATCAACTTTCGTGAAGGCTGGCGCGGCCACCTCTGGCAGGAACGCTTTGCCTCCTTCCCCATGGACCTGACCCATCTCTTCGCCGCAACCCGTTATGTCGAGATGAACCCGGTGGCGGCGGGACTGGTGCAACACCCCGAGGACTACCCCTGGAGTAGCGCCCGTGCCCATCTGAGAAATGCGGACGATCCGCTGGTCAAGAACTCGTCCCTGTCGAAGATGGTCGGCAACTGGCGGGAGTTTCTGACCCTGACCGACGAGGAGGAACTCAACCTGCTCAAGAGGCACGAGCGCAGCGGTCGCCCGCTGGGAGGCGCTGCTTTTGTCGATCGCGTGGAGACGGAACTGGCGCGGATACTGCGGCCACAAAAACGGGGGCCGAAACCGAAGACAGGGTAA
- a CDS encoding LL-diaminopimelate aminotransferase, with protein sequence MAHINDNYLKLKAGYLFPEIGRRVREFTAANPQAKVIRLGIGDVTRPLAPTVLKAFHAAIDDLGTTENFAGYGPEQGYEWLAQAIIDNSYKPLGVELKTSEMFISDGSKCDCANILDIFALDNVVAIGDPVYPVYNDTNVMVGRTGEADDKGYYKGVVYLPCTEANGFVPELPQQKVDLIYLCSPNNPTGTVASKEQLKAWVDYANAHNAIILFDAAYEAFITTPGIPHSIYEVEGAKTCAIEFRSFSKTAGFTGVRCGLVVVPEELTGTTAKGEKYSLNKLWNRRQTTKFNGASYPVQRAAAAVYSEQGWKETKEIIDYYMDNARIIREGLSKAGITCFGGVDSPYIWLKTPGGLTSWDFFDKLLGECHVVGTPGSGFGPSGEGYFRLSAFGDKEKVVEAVERIKQKWGK encoded by the coding sequence ATGGCCCACATCAACGACAACTACCTGAAACTCAAAGCCGGCTACCTCTTCCCCGAGATCGGCCGCCGCGTCCGTGAATTCACCGCCGCCAACCCACAGGCCAAGGTGATCCGCCTCGGCATCGGCGACGTCACCCGCCCCCTCGCCCCGACCGTCCTCAAGGCCTTCCATGCCGCCATCGACGACCTCGGTACCACCGAGAACTTCGCCGGCTACGGCCCCGAGCAGGGGTACGAATGGCTCGCCCAGGCGATCATCGACAACTCCTACAAGCCCCTCGGTGTCGAGCTGAAGACCAGCGAGATGTTCATCTCCGACGGCTCCAAGTGCGACTGCGCCAACATTCTCGACATCTTCGCCCTCGACAACGTGGTGGCGATCGGCGATCCGGTCTACCCGGTCTACAACGACACCAACGTCATGGTCGGGCGCACCGGCGAGGCGGACGACAAGGGGTACTACAAGGGGGTGGTCTACCTCCCCTGCACCGAGGCCAACGGCTTCGTCCCCGAGCTGCCGCAGCAGAAGGTCGACCTCATCTACCTCTGCTCGCCCAACAACCCGACCGGCACCGTCGCCAGCAAGGAGCAGCTCAAAGCCTGGGTCGACTACGCCAACGCCCATAACGCGATCATCCTTTTTGACGCCGCCTACGAGGCCTTCATCACCACCCCCGGCATCCCCCACTCGATCTACGAGGTGGAAGGCGCCAAGACCTGCGCCATCGAGTTCCGCTCCTTCTCCAAGACCGCCGGCTTCACCGGCGTCCGCTGCGGCCTGGTCGTGGTGCCGGAAGAGCTGACCGGGACCACCGCCAAGGGGGAGAAGTACAGCCTCAACAAGCTCTGGAACCGCCGCCAGACCACCAAGTTCAACGGCGCCTCCTACCCGGTACAGCGCGCCGCCGCCGCGGTCTACTCGGAGCAGGGATGGAAAGAGACCAAGGAGATCATCGACTACTACATGGACAACGCCCGCATCATCCGCGAGGGGCTTTCCAAGGCCGGCATCACCTGCTTCGGCGGCGTCGACTCCCCCTACATCTGGCTGAAAACGCCGGGCGGCCTCACCAGCTGGGACTTTTTTGACAAGCTTCTGGGCGAGTGCCATGTCGTCGGCACCCCGGGATCGGGCTTCGGGCCTTCCGGGGAAGGCTACTTCCGGCTCAGCGCCTTCGGGGATAAGGAGAAGGTGGTTGAGGCGGTGGAGCGGATCAAGCAGAAGTGGGGAAAGTAA
- a CDS encoding YegP family protein, with product MSGKFVIERAKDDHFYFNLKAVNGQVILTSEMYKTKASAQNGIESIQKNAAADDNYERKESKNNQPYFVLKAKNQQIIGQSQMYSSTAAMEAGIASVKQNGPGGTVEDLTL from the coding sequence ATGTCCGGGAAATTTGTCATCGAAAGAGCGAAAGACGACCACTTTTACTTCAACCTCAAAGCCGTCAACGGCCAGGTGATCCTGACCAGCGAGATGTACAAGACCAAGGCGAGTGCCCAGAACGGCATCGAGTCGATTCAGAAGAATGCGGCCGCGGATGACAACTACGAGCGAAAAGAATCGAAGAACAACCAGCCGTATTTTGTGTTGAAGGCCAAGAATCAACAGATCATCGGACAGAGCCAGATGTACTCATCCACCGCAGCAATGGAAGCGGGGATCGCTTCTGTTAAACAGAATGGACCCGGTGGGACGGTGGAAGATCTTACGCTTTAG
- a CDS encoding IS1595 family transposase, giving the protein MAINRIQFQPGLSLADFLKDYGTEAQCEAILEHSRWPQGFVCPACGASRAVQFRRGRSNIFQCCRCRKQISLISGTIFHGSNLPLTQWFLALYFMTQGKSGLSMLELRRMLGLSYKAAWRLKHKLMQAMFEREETTVLAQRVEIDDAYLGGERSGGKVGRGSENKVPFIAAVETSHEGHPLRAVFSRVTTFSSHDVDQWAKNHLAPTALVVSDGLNCFRAVTKTGCYHQREVVGDQRRSTDMGCFHWINTILGNLKTAMAGTYHAFDFDKYAHRYLAEFQYRFNRRFDLRSMLPRLLFACVSIGKRPEAWLRRAENWT; this is encoded by the coding sequence ATGGCCATCAATCGTATCCAGTTCCAACCGGGGCTGAGCTTGGCTGATTTTCTCAAAGACTATGGTACGGAGGCCCAATGCGAGGCGATCCTTGAGCACTCGCGCTGGCCCCAAGGATTTGTCTGTCCAGCATGCGGTGCAAGCCGCGCGGTCCAGTTTCGGCGAGGACGGTCGAACATCTTCCAGTGCTGTCGCTGCCGCAAACAGATCTCGCTGATCTCCGGAACGATTTTCCATGGGAGCAATCTGCCGCTGACCCAGTGGTTTCTGGCCCTCTACTTCATGACACAAGGCAAGTCCGGCCTGTCGATGCTGGAGTTGAGACGAATGCTGGGTTTGAGCTACAAAGCGGCTTGGCGGCTCAAGCACAAGCTCATGCAGGCGATGTTCGAGCGCGAAGAGACAACGGTTCTGGCCCAGCGGGTCGAGATCGACGACGCCTACTTGGGCGGGGAACGCTCCGGCGGTAAGGTTGGTCGCGGTTCGGAGAACAAAGTTCCCTTCATTGCGGCAGTGGAGACCAGTCACGAGGGCCATCCGCTGCGAGCTGTTTTTAGCCGGGTGACGACCTTCAGCAGCCATGACGTTGATCAATGGGCCAAGAATCACTTGGCACCGACGGCGCTGGTCGTTTCTGATGGCCTGAATTGCTTCCGCGCCGTCACCAAGACTGGGTGCTACCATCAGCGAGAGGTGGTTGGTGATCAACGCAGAAGTACCGACATGGGCTGCTTCCACTGGATCAACACCATCCTGGGCAATCTTAAGACGGCCATGGCCGGAACGTATCATGCGTTTGACTTCGACAAATATGCGCATCGCTATCTGGCCGAGTTTCAGTACCGGTTCAACCGGCGGTTCGATCTGCGCAGCATGCTGCCAAGACTGCTGTTCGCCTGTGTCTCAATCGGCAAGCGGCCCGAGGCCTGGCTTCGCCGAGCTGAGAATTGGACCTAA
- a CDS encoding fibronectin type III domain-containing protein — translation MIAKRYSILFILVLALTACGKRGPVRPLLQALPEAPQDLRVQQQGERFLITFGLPGKNQDDSPLTDLQGFQVYKMKYDPLRECPECRDTSVLLQSIDLDYLRDVRRVGDRLELWDSGLTPGLGYQYRVVAVNRKGGGGRPAVVKRPFFTPPAAPARLTATGHDQMVQLGWQPVTAGGKELVGYNLYRRTPAVAFSSDPINREPIPTTRFEEYGLQNGTTYDYAVRSVIKSGEWLVESPLSVAVTVTPEAGR, via the coding sequence ATGATCGCCAAGCGATATTCCATCCTGTTCATCCTTGTTCTCGCCCTGACCGCCTGCGGCAAGCGCGGCCCGGTGCGGCCGTTGCTGCAGGCACTGCCGGAAGCGCCGCAGGACCTGCGCGTGCAGCAGCAGGGGGAGCGCTTCCTGATCACCTTCGGCCTGCCTGGGAAGAACCAGGACGACTCGCCGCTGACCGACCTGCAGGGGTTCCAGGTCTACAAGATGAAGTACGACCCGCTGCGCGAGTGCCCCGAGTGCCGCGACACCTCGGTCCTGCTGCAGAGCATCGACCTCGATTACCTGCGCGACGTGCGCCGGGTCGGTGACCGCCTCGAACTCTGGGACAGTGGCCTGACGCCAGGGCTCGGCTACCAGTACCGGGTGGTAGCAGTCAACCGCAAGGGGGGAGGCGGCCGCCCGGCGGTGGTCAAGCGCCCCTTCTTCACCCCGCCCGCCGCACCGGCCCGGCTGACCGCGACCGGTCACGACCAGATGGTGCAGCTCGGCTGGCAACCAGTCACCGCGGGGGGCAAGGAACTGGTCGGCTACAACCTCTACCGCCGCACCCCCGCGGTCGCCTTTTCGAGCGACCCGATCAACCGCGAGCCGATCCCGACGACGCGCTTCGAGGAGTACGGCCTGCAAAACGGCACCACCTACGACTATGCCGTGCGCAGCGTAATTAAATCGGGGGAGTGGCTGGTGGAGAGCCCCCTTTCCGTGGCGGTGACGGTGACACCGGAAGCGGGCCGCTGA
- the tnpA gene encoding IS200/IS605 family transposase, which produces MSRFRKLTHAIWHCQYHIVWVPKYRFRILEGELAQEVRACIRIFSEQSHCEVVELNVQKDHIHLIIMVPPKVSISELMGRLKGRSAIRILKNHPKLRKKRYWGNHFWAPGYCVDTVGLDAEMIRRYVRYQEQHEKKVEQQQLKF; this is translated from the coding sequence ATGAGCCGTTTTCGAAAATTAACACATGCGATCTGGCACTGCCAGTATCACATCGTCTGGGTGCCCAAGTATCGCTTCCGGATATTGGAAGGTGAACTGGCGCAAGAAGTTCGAGCGTGTATCCGGATCTTCAGCGAGCAGAGTCACTGCGAGGTCGTCGAGCTGAATGTCCAGAAAGACCATATTCACCTGATCATCATGGTGCCGCCCAAGGTGTCCATTTCGGAGTTGATGGGGCGCCTGAAGGGCCGATCAGCGATACGTATTTTAAAGAACCATCCCAAGTTGCGGAAGAAACGCTACTGGGGCAATCATTTTTGGGCGCCCGGCTACTGCGTTGACACGGTAGGCCTGGATGCCGAGATGATCAGGCGCTACGTGCGGTATCAAGAGCAGCATGAGAAGAAAGTGGAACAACAGCAACTCAAATTCTAA
- a CDS encoding IS256 family transposase, whose amino-acid sequence MAIEKDLLDRLLADYKKPEDLIGETGLLKQLTKALLERALEAELTQHLGHEKHAPVATKGGNARNGKSAKTIKGEFGKLPIEVPRDRDSSFEPLIIPKGQTRFAGFDGKIISLYARGMTTREIQGHLEEIYGVEVSPALISSVTDAVADEVKIWQNRPLDALYPIVYMDAVRVKVRDNGHVSNKAVYLALGVTLDGIKEVLGMWVAENEGAKFWLQVVTELKNRGVEDIFIACVDGLKGFPEAIEAVFPRTQVQLCLVHMVRHSLRYVSWKQRKEVAADLKSIYQAATAEQAEMNLTEFEAKWDKTHPSIGQSWRRNWERITPFFAYPAEIRKVIYTTNAIESLNMSLRKVTKNRGSFPNDAAMFKLLYLALNNIAKKWTLPIRDWKAALNQFSILFEGRLPVY is encoded by the coding sequence ATGGCCATCGAAAAAGATCTGCTGGACCGTCTGCTTGCCGACTACAAGAAGCCCGAAGACCTGATCGGCGAAACCGGCTTGCTTAAACAGCTCACCAAGGCCCTTCTGGAACGAGCTTTGGAAGCGGAATTGACCCAACACCTGGGGCACGAGAAGCATGCTCCCGTGGCCACGAAAGGCGGCAATGCCCGCAATGGCAAGTCGGCCAAAACCATCAAGGGCGAATTCGGCAAACTGCCGATCGAGGTTCCGCGTGACCGGGACAGCAGCTTCGAGCCGCTCATCATTCCCAAGGGCCAGACCCGCTTCGCCGGCTTCGACGGCAAGATCATCTCCCTCTACGCCCGGGGGATGACGACCCGGGAGATCCAGGGGCATCTGGAAGAGATTTATGGCGTCGAGGTCTCTCCCGCCCTCATTTCCAGCGTGACCGATGCCGTCGCGGACGAGGTCAAGATCTGGCAGAACCGACCGCTCGACGCCCTCTATCCCATCGTCTATATGGACGCGGTCCGGGTCAAGGTGCGAGACAACGGCCACGTCAGCAATAAAGCGGTCTACCTGGCCCTGGGCGTCACCCTGGACGGCATCAAGGAGGTCCTGGGCATGTGGGTGGCCGAGAACGAGGGCGCCAAGTTCTGGCTACAGGTGGTGACCGAGTTGAAAAACCGGGGTGTCGAAGACATCTTCATCGCCTGCGTGGACGGGCTCAAAGGTTTCCCCGAGGCCATCGAAGCAGTCTTTCCTCGCACCCAGGTCCAGCTCTGCCTCGTTCACATGGTGCGCCATTCTCTCCGCTACGTCTCCTGGAAACAGCGCAAGGAAGTGGCGGCCGATCTGAAGTCCATTTACCAGGCCGCGACGGCCGAGCAGGCCGAAATGAACCTGACGGAGTTCGAAGCGAAGTGGGATAAAACCCACCCCTCCATCGGCCAGTCCTGGCGGCGCAACTGGGAGAGAATCACCCCTTTTTTCGCCTACCCGGCGGAGATTCGCAAGGTGATCTACACCACCAATGCGATCGAATCGCTGAACATGTCGCTGCGCAAGGTCACCAAGAACCGGGGCTCATTCCCCAACGACGCAGCCATGTTCAAACTGCTCTACCTGGCGCTGAACAATATCGCCAAGAAATGGACCCTGCCGATTCGGGACTGGAAGGCCGCCCTCAACCAGTTCTCTATCTTGTTCGAAGGCAGGTTGCCGGTTTACTGA
- the dapB gene encoding 4-hydroxy-tetrahydrodipicolinate reductase, whose product MTKVAVTGAAGRMGGRIITAIKEAEGLELGGAVERAGHALIGQDAGSVAGCGPADVAIVDDLATAMGTSNVLIDFTFPEVTLGNLAVCAKLGKSVVIGSTGFTPEQRAAVAKFAAQIPVVLAPNMSVGVNLCFKILKDVAATLGSDFDMEIVELHHNKKKDSPSGTAVRMGEIIAEAVGRDYNEVANYHRQGMCGERSKEEIGMQTVRGGDIVGEHTVYFIGMGERIEISHRAMSRDMFARGAVRAAGWLAGKPAGLYDMQDVLGLK is encoded by the coding sequence ATGACCAAAGTTGCAGTCACCGGCGCCGCCGGGCGCATGGGCGGGCGCATCATTACCGCCATCAAGGAAGCCGAAGGGCTGGAACTGGGGGGCGCTGTCGAGCGGGCCGGCCACGCCCTCATCGGCCAGGACGCCGGGTCTGTCGCCGGCTGCGGGCCGGCCGACGTCGCGATCGTCGACGACCTCGCCACGGCGATGGGTACATCTAATGTCCTGATCGACTTCACCTTCCCCGAGGTGACCCTCGGCAACCTCGCGGTCTGCGCCAAGCTCGGCAAGAGCGTGGTGATCGGCTCCACCGGCTTCACCCCGGAGCAGCGCGCCGCGGTGGCGAAGTTCGCCGCGCAGATCCCGGTGGTCCTCGCACCCAACATGAGCGTCGGCGTCAACCTCTGCTTCAAAATCCTCAAGGATGTCGCCGCCACCCTCGGCAGCGATTTCGACATGGAGATCGTCGAGCTGCACCACAACAAGAAGAAGGACTCCCCCTCCGGCACCGCGGTGCGCATGGGGGAGATCATTGCCGAGGCGGTCGGCCGCGACTACAACGAGGTCGCCAACTACCACCGCCAGGGGATGTGCGGGGAGCGAAGCAAGGAGGAGATCGGCATGCAGACGGTGCGCGGCGGCGACATCGTCGGCGAGCACACCGTCTACTTCATCGGCATGGGCGAGCGCATCGAGATCTCCCACCGCGCCATGAGCCGCGACATGTTCGCCCGCGGTGCGGTGCGCGCTGCCGGCTGGCTGGCGGGGAAGCCGGCGGGGCTCTACGACATGCAGGACGTGCTCGGTTTGAAGTAG
- the dapA gene encoding 4-hydroxy-tetrahydrodipicolinate synthase has protein sequence MFKGSMVAIVTPFTAEGKVDEEKYRELIEFQIENGTDVIVPCGTTGESATLDYEEHDRVIRICIEQVKKRVPVIAGTGSNATAEAIEISRHAKEMGADGVLLVSPYYNKPSQEGLYQHYKALAEQVALPQVLYNVPGRTGMNMEAKTTIRLAAFKNIVAIKEASGSITQASEIIAEAGDQIDVLSGDDFLTLPLMACGAKGVISVTANIAPKQVKAMVSAVQNGNWEEAKRLHLQLLDLHQAMFIESNPVPAKTTLALMGKIDAAVRLPLVAMQDATLEKLKVVLKKHQLI, from the coding sequence ATGTTCAAGGGATCCATGGTCGCCATCGTCACCCCGTTCACTGCCGAGGGGAAGGTCGACGAGGAGAAGTACCGGGAGCTGATCGAGTTCCAGATCGAAAACGGCACCGATGTCATCGTCCCCTGCGGGACGACCGGGGAGTCGGCAACCCTCGACTACGAGGAGCATGACCGCGTCATCCGCATCTGCATCGAGCAGGTCAAAAAGCGGGTTCCGGTCATCGCCGGCACCGGTTCCAACGCGACCGCCGAAGCGATCGAAATCTCCCGGCACGCCAAGGAGATGGGAGCCGACGGCGTGCTGCTGGTCTCCCCCTACTACAACAAGCCGAGCCAGGAAGGGCTCTACCAGCACTACAAGGCACTCGCCGAGCAGGTCGCCCTGCCCCAGGTTCTCTACAACGTCCCGGGGCGCACCGGCATGAACATGGAGGCGAAGACCACCATCCGCCTTGCCGCGTTCAAGAACATCGTCGCCATCAAGGAGGCCTCGGGCAGCATCACCCAGGCGAGCGAGATCATCGCCGAAGCCGGTGACCAGATCGACGTCCTCTCCGGTGACGACTTTCTCACCCTGCCGCTGATGGCCTGCGGCGCCAAGGGGGTGATCTCGGTCACCGCCAACATCGCGCCGAAGCAGGTCAAGGCGATGGTCAGCGCCGTCCAGAACGGCAACTGGGAGGAAGCCAAACGCCTCCACCTGCAGCTTCTCGATCTGCACCAGGCGATGTTCATCGAATCGAACCCGGTGCCGGCCAAGACCACCCTGGCGCTGATGGGCAAGATCGACGCCGCAGTGCGCCTGCCGCTGGTGGCGATGCAGGATGCGACTCTGGAGAAGCTCAAGGTCGTACTGAAGAAGCACCAGCTGATTTAA